From the genome of Ziziphus jujuba cultivar Dongzao chromosome 4, ASM3175591v1:
ttctacAACTAAAAAAGGAACGCAAAGTACCAGTACAAAAAGTCCACGGTTTTACGTGTTATTACCTAATTGGATACTTCCAAGTTGATTCGGTCCCACTGTAACTTTTTTATGTGGGCTCCATTTAACATTTTCTGTTCAGTTTTGGTAGCACACCGACAATATTTATTTCCCACTTGAACCATgtgattataaattatttatatgtatatttatatatatttatatatattatggctCCTCTTTCATATAAACCCaaaacagttaaaaaaaaaaaaaaaaaaaaacagaggatTTCGCTTTTGAAtgagtaaaaattaatttcctctcaaaatattggtttttttataaaatgaaaattttcacttgaatctatttcataatttttttaatgtaataatGGACATTGGAAGAGATCCATTGTCAAATAGTGTAAAGATTTGTTAAACAGGTACCATATCCTGCTTAATTGCAGCAATAATTCTActaattaatttggtttatcatatcttttttgaacaaaaaaaaattatagatatcttttttttttttaatagagaaATTATCGATGTCCGAAATGCCAAAACTTTAACGAAGCTGTCAGAGGACCCATTGTGGAAATATGATTGGAGCTTTTAAGGGTAAACgccaaaatttttgtttgatataaaaatgaaaggccactagcaaataaaaaaacaattaaaagatgGAACAAGAGCATTGAAACATATCCTTTTTTTGGGCACTAAATTTGGGGATCATTATGTAGGCATTAAGATAGATATTTAACGAATGATTAATATTCATTCTGTCACATGTTTGTTTATATtgaatgaaatttaatttagacaaaaacaataaaagaaacaaaaacaattaacaAAAAGCCAGAAACTAACGACATAATTATCCTTAAATGCTGCGTACCTCGTGTGACCATAAAACTTCCCAAATCAAATATACTCCATTCATTTATGCAAAAGAAAAACTATCATAAAAACCAAAACTACATTCAACAAAACAAACACCTGCATCAATTATATTGTCTGctttaaaagccaaaaagttatctctctatttttttttatttttttttttccattttctacttcttcttccaaaCAAAGGGATTTTTTGGAGTCGTCTGAATTGCTGAATttacatcatatttttttttttttgagtatttTAACTGAAGCAGTACAATTGACATGTATCACTATTCCTTTAGTATGGACAAAGTTTTTGTTTTGAGTAAACAATAACCAAAAATATCAAAGACAAAATAGTGGAAAGGAGTTCAATACCTTCATTGAATGGTATATTGGTATTGTCTCCATGTTCTGATCAATCCTCCTTGATCCATGTGCGAGATTGATTTGGTGGCTTGCTCGCCATGCTGGTtatgcttttgttttgtttccaaaaagtaaaatttactgtttctgtattaaaaaaattaaattaattgccAATTATATGCTACAAATGTGTCAAATCTCTCATCTCCGCCATCTAGATTTTCTTCCTATTTCTCTCTCAAccttttttgtattattaaatattttattacataaaaaaataaataaataaaaatgtacaCTGTTTTCTCTGACAGTGACTCTACTTCCTTCCTCGGCTTTATCTGTAGATCGAGAACAGAGTAGTTTACGGGGAAAGCCCAAAAGTTAATCTCAAACCCACCTTCCGAATTCTTATCTATCAACGCAGCCACCACCATCCTTTCAAATATCTATCTGGGGTCTTGGAGTTTCAAGCCCTCGACTTTCAATTCAATATATTCCAATTGAAGCTCAactggttttggtttttttgctagtttatttgcctttttttttctttcccaataaatatttgatctGCTCTTCTTATTTTTTCCCCGGACAGAGGAGCTTGTTGTTGTTTGAGGCTTCTCATATTAAATTGTGTGGAATTGTTTGTGGGTGcatctgatttttattttttattttttatatatattctatgtCTTCAAAGGAAGGCACAGTTTAGATTTTTTAGAATCTGCAAAGCGTGATTTCAGGGATGGGTCTGTATAGTGAAGCCTGCCATGGTTACAGGGCTTagcttctttttatatttttctctcccTCCAAACGTGGTACTGTTTTTCCAAGAATTGAACTTAGACCAagcattttgaatttgaatttgcttCAAATCATACACAAAGACGTATGATTTGgtaagtcaaaatatatattatgctaGTTGGGTTTCTTCCTGTGTTGTAATAgagtgtgtgtgagagagagagagagagagaaatatggGATCTGGAAATGGTGTTTACTCGGTTGGAGAGTTCAGCTTGGATTCCAAGTGGTTGATCGATCCGAAGCATCTTTTTGTTGGTCCGAGGATTGGGGAAGGCGCGCATGCCAAAGTGTACGAAGGAAAGTAAGTCAACCTCTGAGTTTCTCTGCCCtgtgtctttttttatttttttttggccctttccATCTTTGAAGTTCTCAAATCATTTTACACATCACATTGTTCTTGCTAGTTTTCTGTGGCCTAAAAAGGAGACCCAATTTTTCTATGATCTCCTATGAGATTGGATTTTCCCAAAGATATTAGATATACTATAAATACCCCACATTCTCAACCTCAGCCCTCTTTTCAATCTCAGTTTTCTGCTACAGCTCTGATGGACCTCTTCAAAGTTCATTTTCTGGGGGGTTGAGGGTGGTGAATGGGGTTAGAACACAATTGAAAATCAGAACTTTGCCTAATTTCATCTTTGGCGTTTTCATATTCGATGCATCTTTTTATATGgtatgtaattatttatttgtttgattgcATAAATGATTGTGTTTTtggtgtttattttcttttcacagATATAAGAATCAAACAGTTGCTGTTAAAATTGTCAATAAAGGAGAAACCCAAGAAGAGATTGCCAAGAAAGAAGCTCGGTTTGCGAGGGAGGTTGCAATGATATCCAAAGTTCAACACAAAAATTTAGTGAAGGTTTGTTTGATTCGCAATTTTGCAATATACTTCAAGCGTTAAAAACATAGAAAGCCTTGTAACTTGTTCTTTTGGACTTGCTATATTAGTGATGTTGTGATATAAAGATTCACACTCGATACAGTGAATCGTTAAGCCGGAAATATGCAATGTGTGATGGAACTTTTGTCTTTGTTTATTACCAGTTTATTGGAGCTTGCAAGGAACCTGTCATGGTCATTGTAACTGAGCTACTATTGGGTGGAACATTGCGGAAATACCTTTTGAATATGCGGCCAAGAAGCTTGGATATGGGCGTGGCAGTTGGGTTTGCACTTGATATTGCTCGCGCAATGGAATGCTTACACTCCCATGGGATAATTCATCGGGACCTGAAACCTGGTAAGTTGCAATCTTGTATAGGTTAGTTGTTTGACatattatgtttatgttttgaGAGGGTTGGGGGAAAGAATGGAACAGTTAATCAGCACTTGACAGGAACAGCATTATTCtttaaaatcattcaaatttcaaactatAATTCTATCAGAAATGCCTTAGAGCATTGCTAAATGCAGTGGATCtttcacacacacatataatgtATCTCTATTTCGTTTGGTCTGTAGTTGTGATTGAAATCATGTTTACAAGTGCAAGAAAGTTGAGTTACCTGCATTTGTTTCGAGCAGATTGTGTATTCTCTGTAGGTATTTTAGAAGTTCTAAATGCTTTGGGTAGTGATATTCCAGTACTTTTTGGTTTCGGTTCTGCACGATGAAAGAGCTAGGACCTTCTCTAATTGTGATTCTACAATATATTTGTGGCTTAGTTTTTAGAGGTGAAAAAGTGATAATGAAGCTATGTGGGAGAGAGAATAGTATGCAGTACAGGCTTCTAGCTTCCTTACATGGGTAGATACCTGAATGAAGGGATGGTCATAAGGAGTATATATTAGTTCTCGAGACAGGACTTATTCCTAACTTTAAGAATTTTGTGCCACGTTTAAtgacaatattttttaaagtgaTGTAAGTATAAATTGCATCTTTTGGGGACCAGCGATGCTGCAAAAATCTGATGGCTTTGATTTCTATCGTATTTCCAGAAAACTTGCTCTTGACTGCAGACTATAAAACTGTTAAACTTGCGGATTTTGGCTTAGCTAGAGAAGAATCATTGACAGAAATGATGACCGCTGAGACTGGGACGTATCGGTGGATGGCTCCTGAGGATTGGCACTTTCTAATTCAATTCAAAGCTATAAATCTGTTGGGTGGATGATTGTTCTGTATCAGAATACTAACATCCAAGAGTTGTATTCGTTGGCAGCTTTACAGCACGGTTACATTAAGGCACGGAGAGAAGAAGCATTATACGAACAAGGTGGATGCCTACAGCTTTGCAATTGTGTTGTGGGAGCTCATCCATAATAAGTTGCCTTTTGAAGGCATGTCAAATCTACAGGCTGCATATGCAGCCGCTTTTAAGGTAATTGCTTTTTTTTCTGATGTCATAGCAAGCAAACTTGACATAACATGCTTTTTGGGGTCGGTTTCTGCTGTTAGAGTTGGATTCATCTTGTAGTTCAGTGTCAAATTTAGTTATTCAAATTTCCCTTTGTAAACAATTTCTACCAAAATTTCTTTTGCTTATTCAGAATAAGGATTTAAGGCTAtacttttttgttgttttcagaATGTGAGGCCCAGCGCTGAAAACCTACCTGAAGATTTGGCTTTGATTGTAACTTCATGTTGGAAAGAAGACCCAAACTCTCGACCAAACTTCAGCCAAATCATACAGATGTTGCTGCACTATCTTTCTACCATTTCACCTCCAGAGCCTGTCATCCCACTTAGGATGTTCAAATCCGAGAATGCTGTTCTGCCACCGGAGTCACCCGGTACTAGTTCGCTGATGGCTACTAGAGATGACTCAGGGGATACTCCAAAAAACAACACAGAAGACAAACCTAAAGGATTTTTCTTCTGCTTTAACCAGTGTTACTGATCCATCCAACGGTGCAAATTTCACCATCCCAAAAATACTGCTAGGCACACTTAATAAACCATATTTTCCCCCCATATATCTAGAAGAATACAATCTTGAAAAAGGAGATGTTTATCCTCAGATTTGTGTAGTCACTTAATTCACATTAACTTTAGTTTGATCCTGACTGAAGATGCTGGAGTTGGGGTTGCTGTGATGTATTAACATTGTAAAATAGGGTCCATCCAAAAGCCTTTTACTCCCTCTTTgtgaaccccaaaaaaaaaaaaaaaaaaaaaaaaaaatctcttttcaATGTATCAGCATGTCCATGACCAATATTCAGGTCCTATTTCCATGAAACTAGGTAACCTTAATTACTCACAGTTTTTAAGTGATTTCTTAATCAACATTTATGATTCAGTTACTTTTAGATGCTATATAACCGGATTTTCTCAGAGATAATGAAAGGTGTTGATGTATATAATTTCCCACTTTCGGATGCTGTACGTATACGTTTACAATCTGgtcgatttttttatttttttttaattgaaagggTTTTTTGGTATATGCTTCACGTGCGGCTGACGTCCAAACTTATTGCTTAATTAATATGCGTTATGCACGTACATAATATTGAGAACCCAGTTGTGGAAGTAAATTGGAATTTGGAAAAAGTTGGATTGAAACTGATTTTGTGCCTAGAATATGTTTTTATTGGTGAATAATTTTTGAATCTTCGAATTTGGTAAGGAAACGCGGTTTCTTGCTTTCCTTgtacatgctcaactaaaagACTTAAAAGGAGTCATATTCAGGAGAATTTCTAAGAGGGAGTTATCAAAACTTAAATATACACACTAAGAGAAAATTTTGCTTACCCACGTTAAGGATGTTCAAGTTTTTGTACCCTACTTTGATTTCAAGGAATTGGTTGATGATTCTTTTTTCTACGAGCAAGATAGTATTGTCCAATGTTTAAAAAGAGACATACTTCGAATATTTTTCACAAACTAATGCACAACACTGACAACACAATTCCACTTACTATAACTTAGTGCTTTTCTATAGTTTTATGGGCTCGGTTTGAAGCTGAGCTGGGCTTGGattaaaatggaattttaaagGTGCccccaaaagagaaaaaaaaaaaaaaaaaaaaaaaattccgccgttgccggggatcgAACCCGGGTCACCCGCGTGACAGGCGGGAATACTCACCACTATACTACAACGACTTGGTGTTTGAGCttctaaaagataaatataaagaaTCTTCTCTATCACTCCTCGCGTAAATAGTAGTTTTACCTCTATGATTTAGCCGACAATGGACGTCACGTCACTGAGGTCAGATGTGAAACTACGCAAATAGATGAATGGGTGAGGGATAAAAATGGCAACATAAAAGTATTCAAAACGTTTCCATAGGTGGCTTGGGGCGCACGGTTGTGTGTCCCACAAAAATGTATTTACTATGATGACACTTTTACTCGGTTTTCGAAGCTCCCTAGCAGCTTAAACATTCCCACGACAAGAAGCTTAGCTTCGTGTCCGAACCAAAGGCCTCGTTCCCAGGTTCGGTCAACGGTAGCCCACAAAGACTTTCTGGTTCGGACCTCGTTTTTCAAAGATTCTGAACACGAACCTGAAATTCGGCAACCGAGCCTCTCATAACGGTTCCGAAGCTGGGTTTTCCCGCTCTCGGAGACTCTCTCTCTTCACTTCCACTTTTAGCTTAGTCCAGTGGAGAACCGAGTGCTTAAATACGCATACCCAAAGCTCTCTCCTTTCCTCTCTTTGATGTGTTTCTTTGCTACTTCCTCTGCTAATTTTCTCAAGAAATGGCAAGGTAAACCTGAATCGCATTCATAAGAATatagattattatatatataatgaattttaagaaatatttttcattttcgaAGGGTTTTGATATTCACTGGTAATGAGCATAACCGATTCAGAAAACCAACTATGTAAATAcgaaatttctttctttttctgttttcttcttttcgTTTTAGTTTCTGGGTTTTGATTGAAAACTTAAAATCAGTAATCGGAATTTACAGTGTGAAACGAACTcagggactttttttttttttttttttttaaatgttcatGTATTAGATTAAGTGGAAATAGATAACCTTGTTTCTTATTCAGTTTTCTGGGGTTTACATGGGAAATCCAAGTAAGAGATAATATAGATAAATTTCTTGTTTTGGCAGTTTTATTATTTGGGAGATTGTGGCTGTAGGCAAATAGCATATTTAAGTAAAGACGCATTGTGTGTGTGGTGTTCTAATGGGTCTATTTCTTTCTCTAGTGATCCCTGTACTTGGGCTGAGTTTCTGTAAGTTTGATCATTTGGAAGATTTTTGGTGatgggaaatttgaaaatttcttcttcctctGCAATGCATTGTAGTGATTTAAATGCGTAATACATTGTCATTTATTGTAAAATTCAAAGCTgatatttgaaagaaattgtaggagttcatatttgttttatttatatccaCTTGTGTTTGCTGTATTGAAAAATTGCATTTGAATCGTCTCATAGAATAGCAAATGagcataaaaagaataaattgcTTTTGCAGCTATCCTAAAATACAATTAGTTACATGTGAGATTTGGTACTTGAAGTAGATACTATTTAAGATGGATGTGGTCTTCGACTGTTTAAGTTGATTAATGGGTTCAACCTTATGGCTttgctttttgttatttttcactATGGCGCTTGTGTTTTCTAACCCATTTAATATCTTCTTCATTTACCGCTGTAGCAATACTGTGTTTGCTTATACTTTATCATGGTTGCAGGAGTACTTGGCTTATTAACAGCAAAGCAATTGCAAAGAAAGTGAGAAATGCTAGTCGTTCTTCTGCTTATCAAATCAATGACTATGGGGCAAACCGTGAATGCCCAAAATGCCATTGTCGCATTGATAACAGTGATGTAAGCTGAAAATGCTAGTGCCTACTTAGTATTTAATCGATTTCCTTGTTTACACTAGACCTGACTGAAATTTTACTGATGTCTTATGCGGAGTTGTTGATGTGAACATTGAGATTATATTGCATTCCAGATTTATTTATACCCCTTGTTCTCTTCAAGAACAAATGGGTATTTGCATACTGGTTTATCTAGCAATATATTCTATTCAGTGGCAATAAAACATTCTTGGATGCAAGTTTGTAACAACAATCAATGCAGAAGACATTGCACAACCATGATTGCAATTTCCAATTATAGTTTGACCTTAGCGAGATTGGCTCTTTCCTTTAACGGTATATCCCCTAACAATGTATCATCTGGAAATTAACTTGTGCAGGTCTCTTCTGAGTGGCCTGGTCTGCCAGCTGGTGTGAAGTTTGATCCATCTGATGCACAACTCTTAGAACATTTAGCAGCAAAATGTGGTGCTGGAAACTTATCGCCACATATGTTTATTGATGAGTTCATCCCGACACTAGAGGGTGAAGGAATATATTGCGACCATCCAGAAAATCTGCCTGGTaggcccttcttcttctttctttctttctttcttttcttttcttttcttttatttctaggAGTCAATTGAATTATGTTTAGCTTAGAATACCTGGATGAATTTCAGGTGCTAAGAAAGATGGAAGCAGTGTTCATTTCTTTCACAGAATAATTAATGCATATGCTACTGGACAAAGAAAGCGCCGCAAGATCCACAATCAGCATAGTGTGACTGCAGAGCATGTCCGCTGGCACAAAACTGGTAAGACCAAAGCTGTGGTAGAAAGTGGAATTCAAAAAGGCTGTAAGAAGATTATGGTTCTTTATAAAAGTTCTAAGAAGGGGTCCAAGCCAGACAAGGCCAATTGGATCATGCATCAATATCATCTAGGAGCTGAAGAAGATGAGAAGGAAGGAGAATATGTAGTATCAAAAATCTTCTACCAGCAGCAGAAGCAGACTGACAAGGATGATAAGAGTCCGCTGATTGAAGATTCTGAAATCGTGGCACTTCACACTAGTCCCAGAACCCCCAATACAAATCCTCCAATTCCTCCACGACACGGAAAATCTATTTTCTGCAATGATGTTATAGATGATAATAAGCTCCAAGCATCTGCCAAGGTAGGTAGCAGAATTTTGTGTTTGAGTGTCTAtacatttacatatttatatatatatatatatatatgtccttaTATTGAACTGTCGAGAATGGCTGGCCTATTCTTTAAGCATAAGAAGGGatgatgttttaaaatttaaagtgcAACTGAAACAGAGCATATTGTTATCAGAAAAGATTCATATGTAGTAGGAAGTAAGCATTATTTGGTGCTATTGAAAATATAAGATAAGCCTAAAAAATCGTTGCCTTTCTTTTGCCAAATGCTCCAAGAGTATTCGATTGGATCCtcacttatttttttattttcgttatTATAGGAAGCAGGGCCTACCCAAGGAACATCTCATGCCCCCCAGCCTGATATTGCTAAGGATGATATGGGGTATCCTGAATGGTTGGCAGGCGAATCTCAGGCTGTTGAAAGCTCTGACATAAATTGTTTGGATGAGACATTGTTATGCAAGGAGATTTTTGATTCCGGATTGAATTACATGTCTGATGCTGATTTTGCTTCCGGCACGAATGACTTACCTAAAAATGGCAACGCATCATATGGAATTGCTGATCTTGAGAACCTTGAACTCGATACACCACCAGATTTCCAGCTTTCTGTAAGCTTTGCCCTGAACCCTTCTGCTTTCTAAGCTTTCCTAAGTAGTGTGGTGATGTGATGATTTCCATTTATATGTGCAGGATTTGCAGTTTAGCTCACAGGAAAGTATCCTTGGTTGGTTAGACAATTTTGAGAAGAAATTCTGAAGCAAAAAGCTTCAAGGAATCACATTGAATTCCAAATTTTGTGCCATCACAGAGCAAAAgataaatactatttttttgctGCGTATTCTTCAACAACAATGAATCGACTTCATCGCTTAACTTCCATCTTCTGTGCAAGGTGTTTTATCTCTCCAAGCTTCAAGATGTTCAGGGTGGTTTATTACTTTTCAGCTGTGAAGCTGAGATCGATGCCTGTGATATATCATATATGCATGTTTGGTTGTCTAACTATGTTTTGCCTACTGTTAATGCACATTCGCAATTACTGTATCTAATCGCTGTTGATGATGGATAGTAGCTACCAAGGATTTACATGTAGCTTCTGCTTCTGTATCAGTTTAAAGAGTATCACTAGGACGCTCTAACCTATAAATGCAACAATTTTAATCCTTGGTATGTCTATTACAGGTTATGTATGGAAATGTATGTGTTATTTGGTGATGTATTAAAACCGCAACTTGCTCATCATGTAAAaaggttttgattttgttttttgttttttttttttttttttaatatatttctatttctatattGAGAGAGTCTGAAGGATTTGCGATTATTTTTTCCGTCCCGTCCTCTTGTTAACCTTTGAAATAATAAcctgattttaaaaaataaataaataaaaataaaaaactgaccTCAAGAGGTAAAGACCATATAACTTGACTAATTGAAAGATCTCAgtgtgaataataataataataatattccttAAACAATAAATCTGTTAATTTCTGAAAATATACAAgtagtttgaaagaaaatatgagTTTGTATGGTGTTATTGTAATTTAGCCGAAAAATAATGTTCACaaagtatttataaaaaaaaaatgtgaggcAGCATGAGGTTGGTAAATTAACTCAACCTACAAGCCTATTTTGGTAAAACAAAGCCGGCCCCAAAACCCAATACCTAAAACCCAGAAAACCGGTAAAGCAGTCACCCTGGTAGCTGGAAGAAAAGAGGGGCATGGAATTGGGAAGCTGGCAGCACTGATACTGATACTGAGACAAAGCTATCTCCCTTCGTTGAATCGACCAATGTTCGCAGTGAGGAACCTTCACCGGTATAACTTGAAGTCCCTTTCCACTTTCCTCCATCCCAGTCCCCCCAAGTACGTTCTTTCTCTCGATTTCTCtatgtttggttgctgagaaactgaaagaaaaataatatgggATATGTCTTGATTGATTTCAAACCCACTGCCCATTACAGTTTTCGGTTGTCATA
Proteins encoded in this window:
- the LOC107415327 gene encoding serine/threonine-protein kinase STY13; translated protein: MGSGNGVYSVGEFSLDSKWLIDPKHLFVGPRIGEGAHAKVYEGKYKNQTVAVKIVNKGETQEEIAKKEARFAREVAMISKVQHKNLVKFIGACKEPVMVIVTELLLGGTLRKYLLNMRPRSLDMGVAVGFALDIARAMECLHSHGIIHRDLKPENLLLTADYKTVKLADFGLAREESLTEMMTAETGTYRWMAPELYSTVTLRHGEKKHYTNKVDAYSFAIVLWELIHNKLPFEGMSNLQAAYAAAFKNVRPSAENLPEDLALIVTSCWKEDPNSRPNFSQIIQMLLHYLSTISPPEPVIPLRMFKSENAVLPPESPGTSSLMATRDDSGDTPKNNTEDKPKGFFFCFNQCY
- the LOC107415239 gene encoding SUPPRESSOR OF GAMMA RESPONSE 1 isoform X1, whose product is MARSTWLINSKAIAKKVRNASRSSAYQINDYGANRECPKCHCRIDNSDVSSEWPGLPAGVKFDPSDAQLLEHLAAKCGAGNLSPHMFIDEFIPTLEGEGIYCDHPENLPGAKKDGSSVHFFHRIINAYATGQRKRRKIHNQHSVTAEHVRWHKTGKTKAVVESGIQKGCKKIMVLYKSSKKGSKPDKANWIMHQYHLGAEEDEKEGEYVVSKIFYQQQKQTDKDDKSPLIEDSEIVALHTSPRTPNTNPPIPPRHGKSIFCNDVIDDNKLQASAKEAGPTQGTSHAPQPDIAKDDMGYPEWLAGESQAVESSDINCLDETLLCKEIFDSGLNYMSDADFASGTNDLPKNGNASYGIADLENLELDTPPDFQLSDLQFSSQESILGWLDNFEKKF
- the LOC107415239 gene encoding SUPPRESSOR OF GAMMA RESPONSE 1 isoform X2, which codes for MSTWLINSKAIAKKVRNASRSSAYQINDYGANRECPKCHCRIDNSDVSSEWPGLPAGVKFDPSDAQLLEHLAAKCGAGNLSPHMFIDEFIPTLEGEGIYCDHPENLPGAKKDGSSVHFFHRIINAYATGQRKRRKIHNQHSVTAEHVRWHKTGKTKAVVESGIQKGCKKIMVLYKSSKKGSKPDKANWIMHQYHLGAEEDEKEGEYVVSKIFYQQQKQTDKDDKSPLIEDSEIVALHTSPRTPNTNPPIPPRHGKSIFCNDVIDDNKLQASAKEAGPTQGTSHAPQPDIAKDDMGYPEWLAGESQAVESSDINCLDETLLCKEIFDSGLNYMSDADFASGTNDLPKNGNASYGIADLENLELDTPPDFQLSDLQFSSQESILGWLDNFEKKF